The following are encoded together in the Tripterygium wilfordii isolate XIE 37 chromosome 18, ASM1340144v1, whole genome shotgun sequence genome:
- the LOC119983339 gene encoding serine/threonine-protein kinase EDR1-like isoform X5, giving the protein MEGSQRTRDDAGPAEQGHSNSTWWPSDFMEKFGSVSLGSREESLSNRESPRNSEEDGSSSRAASQILWSTGTLSEPIPNGFYSVIPDKRLKEHFDSIPTLDELYALGEGFKADIILVDAKRDKKLSMLKQLIVTLVKGLNSNPAAVIKKIAGLGLPSDGNVECLDSYTHMSVIVVLNSVELLVDLMKFPGQLRPGTTKSIFMTHVSAAGESDSAENDSCDSPLEPNSPLYGFSERLDPESVEKDETRQFRRKLEASSNVSGLSLRNMMLRSNSSIDRKLSLSHSEPNIVNTFWRRSRRKVIAEQRTASSSPEHPSFRARARSMLSGDGNSLRDYGEDVATSSCRSDGASISDARRIRRRSISITPEIGDDIVRAVRAMNETMKQNFLLREQGENSSFNQSSNDGNSSSDLHKSVSNFHLDDHDEISGGRSASYSHSKDQMNSQKVVSLPSSPHEYRSQTLELERTGPSDYAGNNELVSTWNKILESPMFHNQPLLPFKEWNIEFSELTVGTRVGIGFFGEVFRGIWNGTEVAIKVFLEQDLTAENMEDFCNEISILSRLRHPNVILFLGACIKPPHLSMVTEYMEMGSLYYLLHLSGQKKKLSWRRRLKMLRDICRGLMCMHRMKVVHRDLKSANCLVNKHWTVKICDFGLSRIMTETPIKDSSSAGTPEWMAPELIRNEPFNEKCDIFSLGVIIWELCTLNRPWDGVPKERVVYAVANEGSRLEIPEGPIGRLISDCWAESHERPSCKEVLSRLLDCEYSLC; this is encoded by the exons ATGGAGGGGAGTCAGAGGACAAGAGATGATGCAGGCCCCGCCGAGCAAGGTCATTCTAATTCTACATGGTGGCCTTCAGATTTTATGGAGAAATTTGGGTCTGTTTCATTGGGTTCTCGAGAAGAAAGTTTGAGTAATAGAGAATCACCTAGAAATTCTGAGGAAGATGGGAGTTCATCACGAGCAGCATCACAAATACTATGGAGCACAGGAACCCTTTCTGAGCCTATTCCCAATGGTTTCTATTCTGTCATTCCG GATAAAAGGCTGAAGGAACATTTTGATAGTATTCCTACTTTAGATGAGCTTTATGCTTTGGGAGAAGGTTTCAAGGCTGATATCATTCTTGTAGATGCCAAACGGGATAAAAAGCTATCTATGCTTAAGCAACTGATTGTGACACTGGTGAAAGGATTGAACTCCAATCCTGCTGCAGTGATAAAAAAGATTGCTGGATTG GGTTTGCCAAGTGACGGAAATGTTGAGTGTCTGGACTCATATACACATATGTCTGTGATTGTTGTACTGAATTCTGTGGAATTGCTGGTTGATCTTATGAAGTTTCCTGGTCAGTTGCGACCTGGAACAACCAAATCAATCTTTATGACGCATGTTTCAGCTGCAGGGGAGAGCGATTCTGCAGAAAACGACTCTTGTGACTCACCATTGGAGCCAAACAGTCCTCTGTACGGATTCTCTGAGAGATTGGATCCTGAAAG TGTGGAGAAAGATGAAACTCGACAGTTCCGTAGGAAGCTGGAAGCTTCTTCAAATGTATCAGGCCTTTCACTGCGAAATATGATGTTGAGATCgaactcgtctatcgacaggAAATTAAG TCTATCACATAGTGAACCAAATATTGTGAATACATTCTGGCGACGTAGCAGAAGAAAAGTCATTGCAGAACAACGGACTGCTAGTTCGAG CCCAGAGCATCCTTCATTTCGAGCACGTGCTCGGTCCATGCTTAGTGGGGATGGGAATTCACTGAGAGATTATGGCGAAGATGTAGCTACATCAAG TTGCAGGTCAGATGGTGCATCAATATCCGATGCTCgtagaataagaagaagaagcataagcaTTACACCAGAGATTGGTGATGATATCGTAAG GGCTGTGCGGGCAATGAATGAAACTATGAAGCAAAACTTTCTTTTGAGGGAACAGGGAGAGAATAGTTCTTTCAATCAATCTTCAAATGACGGGAATAGTAGTTCAGATCTTCACAAAAGC GTATCGAATTTCCATCTCGATGATCATGATGAAATATCTGGCGGAAGATCTGCTTCATATAGTCATTCTAAGGACCAAATGAACTCCCAAAAAGTAGTCTCTTTGCCCTCATCTCCACATGAATATAGGAGTCAAACTCTTGAGCTTGAGCGAACTGGTCCTTCAGACTACGCAGGAAACAATGAGTTGGTCTCAACATGGAATAAAATTCTTGAGTCTCCTATGTTCCATAATCAGCCCTTGTTACCATTCAAAGAGTGGAATATTGAATTCTCTGAATTAACTGTTGGGACTCGTGTTGGGATTG GGTTCTTTGGAGAAGTTTTCCGTGGTATTTGGAATGGAACAGAGGTCGCGATTAAAGTCTTCCTTGAGCAAGATCTGACTGCTGAAAACATGGAAGATTTCTGCAATGAGATATCCATTCTTAG CCGTCTTCGACATCCTAATG TTATCTTGTTTTTGGGTGCATGCATAAAGCCTCCACACTTGTCAATGGTTACTGAGTACATGGAAATGGGATCATTGTATTATTTGCTTCATTTGAGTGGTCAGAAGAAGAAGCTTAGTTGGCGGAGGAGACTAAAGATGCTGCGTGATATATGCAG GGGGTTGATGTGCATGCATCGGATGAAGGTAGTCCATCGTGACCTGAAAAGTGCAAACTGTCTTGTGAACAAGCATTGGACTGTGAAGATCTGCGATTTTGGGCTCTCCAGGATAATGACAGAGACACCCATTAAAGACTCCTCGTCTGCAGGAACTCCGGAGTGGATGGCTCCAGAACTTATTCGCAATGAACCCTTCAATGAGAAGTGTGATATTTTTAGCCTTGGGGTGATCATTTGGGAGCTCTGCACTTTGAATAGACCATGGGACGGTGTACCAAAAGAGAGG GTGGTTTATGCTGTTGCTAACGAGGGATCCCGTCTGGAGATTCCTGAAGGTCCCATAGGCAGGCTAATTTCAG ACTGCTGGGCAGAATCGCATGAACGGCCAAGCTGCAAGGAGGTACTCTCCCGCTTGCTCGACTGCGAGTATTCTCTTTGCTAA